Part of the Stackebrandtia endophytica genome is shown below.
GGCGGGACAGCGCACCGGAATGTCGATCTCGACGGAGCAGTCGACGGAGCAGTCACCGGCCAACGCGGTCAACGCGCCTTCCAGGCCACGGTTCTCCAGGATCGGCGGCAGGATGCCCCGAACCACGCTGCGCAGTTCGGCCAGCGCCGACTCGGCGGCCTCCTGCACTCGTTCCAAAATCTGGTCGGCGGAGTCGGGGTCACGCTTGATCGCCTGTCGAGCGGCCCCGGTGAGCATGGCCACGCCGACCAGCCGGTTCTGGGCACCATCGTGCAGGGCGCGTTCGATCCGGCGTAGCTCCATCGCGTGAGCATCCAGGGCGGCGGCGCGGGTCGCGGTCAGCTGGGTGATCCGCGCCGACATGTCCACGCCGGGAGACGGCGCCAGCAGGCGTGCCGAATAGCGGGCATGGAATCGCACGATGCGCGGACCGATCACCAGCCACAACACGAACCAGACGGGCCCGGTGGCCGACACCAGCCATGCCTGGGCCCAGGAGTCGACGTGGACCAGGCCGTTGAACGCGGAGGCCTCGCTGGGCGGGACCAGTTGCCACCACAGCGGAACCGACAACTCTCGCAGCGCGTTGATCAGCAGTTGGGCGCCGAAGAGGCAGAGGACAAGGCCCGGTATGCCGTGCAGCGGAATCCACAGCAGGTCGCGACGCACCGACGGGTCGGTGACGGCCTCGCGCAGCGTGCGCGGCGGTGGACCGTACGGCGACGCAACCGGTTGCCCCATGGCGCGCAGTCGGGTCCGCTCCAGACCGGCCACGGTGCGCAGTAGGAGGACTCCCGGGCGCACCAGCGGAATCCCGAGCAGGCACGCCACGATCACCGGGATCATCACGGGGAACATGAACAACGCCAACAAGCCCGTGCCGACGCCGTACAACAGCCACTTCGTGGCCACCAGTGCGCGGCGAATCGCCATCGCGGCCCTGCCGCGTTCGGCGGTACCGCCGGGCTCCGCAATGTCGGCGGGCTCCGCAGTGGTGGCGGGCTCCGTCGTGTCTCCGGACTTCTCCGTGTCGGCAGGCTCCGCCGCAATCCGACGTTCCACTGTGCTCCATTGGTTTGAGACGTCATGCAGGACGTCCTGAGATCAAGGGCCGCGCGACCCGGCAACCCGTGCGACTGTACGCCGCCGGCAGGGCGATCGTCGAGCACCGACGCGAAAGGTACAGCCTGCTGTACCCGGGTCGGGTAGCTGACGTCATTGGTTGCTCTCGGGTTCATTCGTAATGTCGACTCCAACAACGACGTCAGGAGCGACATGAACGATCCATATGAGATTTCATCGGGTGAGAAGCGTCCCGAATCCCTGGCACGCAAGGGAAGCTTCATCACTGGTCTGCTGTGGACTATGGTGGCGGTGCTGGCCGGCACCAATACGATCCTGAGCATCGCCGGCTATCAGATCATCGCATCCGTCTTCGGCGGCCTCGCGATCGTCGTCCTCATCACCCTGCTCGTCCGCCATCTGAAGGGCCGCCGGAAATGACGTGGACCTCGACCGCCCCCTCCGCCGCCACCCCGCACCTGGAGCAGACCGCCATCGAGATGACCTCGGTTACCAAGGTCTACGGCGACCGGGAGAATCCGGTGACCGCGCTCAACGATGTGAGTCTGCGAATCCCGACGGGAAGCTTCACCGCGATCGTCGGCCCCTCCGGTTCCGGCAAGAGCACGCTGCTGCACTGCGGTGCGGCGTTGGATTCACCGACCAGCGGCACCATTCGGATCGCCGGAACCGATCTGACCGGCCTGTCCGAGACGAAGCGGACCCTGCTGCGACGTGACCTCATCGGTTTCGTCTTTCAGGCGTACAACCTGGTTCCCTCCTTGACGATCGGCCAGAACATCACGTTGCCGGCGCGACTGGCGGGCAGCACGATCGACCGGGACCGGTTGGCCATGCTGGTGGAGCGGGTCGGGTTGACCGACCGGCTGAACCACCTGCCGGGTCAGCTGTCGGGCGGTCAGCAGCAACGGGCGGCGATCGTTCGCGCATTGGCCACGGACCCGGCTGTCGTGTTCGCCGATGAGCCGACCGGCGCCCTGGACTTGAGGACCGGTCATGAGGTCCTGCGACTGCTACGCAATCTCGTCGACGATCTGGGGCAGACCGTCGTCATGGTGACTCACGACCCGAGCGCGGCGGCTCGGGCTCACCGATCCGTCGTCATGGCCAACGGCAGCATCACGAAGGTGCTGGACGCCCCAACGGCCGCGCAGCTCTCGTACGAATTGATCAACCAGGAGGACCAGTGAACCGGTTGAGGACGCTGCTGCCCATCGCGATGCGGATGGCTCGTCACCGCATCGGTGCGCTGGCGGCGGTCTGGTTCGCGGTTGTCGGTGGCATCGCGCTGGTGACGCCGGCGGGGGTACTGGCGCAGACCGGCATCACGTCGGAGGTGCCCGCGTACTGGCTGGCCGAGACCGACATCGTGGTCTCGGCCAGCCAGTACGTGGCGCAGGACGAGGACCTCGACGTGCCGTTGTCGCGCCGGGTTCCCGTTGACGCGCAGGTGATCGC
Proteins encoded:
- a CDS encoding ABC transporter ATP-binding protein is translated as MTWTSTAPSAATPHLEQTAIEMTSVTKVYGDRENPVTALNDVSLRIPTGSFTAIVGPSGSGKSTLLHCGAALDSPTSGTIRIAGTDLTGLSETKRTLLRRDLIGFVFQAYNLVPSLTIGQNITLPARLAGSTIDRDRLAMLVERVGLTDRLNHLPGQLSGGQQQRAAIVRALATDPAVVFADEPTGALDLRTGHEVLRLLRNLVDDLGQTVVMVTHDPSAAARAHRSVVMANGSITKVLDAPTAAQLSYELINQEDQ
- a CDS encoding sensor histidine kinase, which codes for MERRIAAEPADTEKSGDTTEPATTAEPADIAEPGGTAERGRAAMAIRRALVATKWLLYGVGTGLLALFMFPVMIPVIVACLLGIPLVRPGVLLLRTVAGLERTRLRAMGQPVASPYGPPPRTLREAVTDPSVRRDLLWIPLHGIPGLVLCLFGAQLLINALRELSVPLWWQLVPPSEASAFNGLVHVDSWAQAWLVSATGPVWFVLWLVIGPRIVRFHARYSARLLAPSPGVDMSARITQLTATRAAALDAHAMELRRIERALHDGAQNRLVGVAMLTGAARQAIKRDPDSADQILERVQEAAESALAELRSVVRGILPPILENRGLEGALTALAGDCSVDCSVEIDIPVRCPASVEATAYFTVAEALTNVSKHSGATNASVVVRRIGDRLQIVVDDDGRGGADPVNGSGLDGIRRRVAAVDGETRILSPLGGPTTIEVTLPCGSLSPKMTHC